GACGCTCATCGCGGCCAAGACCACCATAGGCTTCGGCGCGCCGACAAAGGCCGGCACCAAGGCCGCGCACGGCTCGCCCCTCGGCAAGGACGAGATCGCCGCGACGCGCAAGGCGCTCGGCTGGGAGTATGCGCCGTTCGAGGTTCCCTCCGATATTCTGGACGCATGGCGGCTTGCGGGCCTGAACTCGGCCAGGAAGCGCAAGGACTGGGAAGCTCGTCTGGCTGGTGTTGACGGCGATCTGCGCGCGGAATTCCAGCGCCGTATGAAGGGCGAGCTGCCGGGCGGCTTTGATGCCGCCATCGCGGACTACAAGAAGAAGCTCGCCGCCGACAAGCCCAAGGTCGCGACGCGCAAATCGTCCGAGATGGCGCTCGAGGTCATCAATGGCGTCGTTCCGGAGACGATCGGCGGCTCGGCCGACCTGACCGGCTCCAACAACACCAAGACGAGCCAGACCAACGCCATTTCGGCCGGCAACTACGGCAACCGCTATATCCACTATGGCATCCGTGAGCATGGCATGGCGGCGGCCATGAACGGCCTGACGCTGCATGGCGGCATCATTCCGTATGGCGGCACCTTCATGTGCTTCTCCGATTATGCGCGGCCGGCCATGCGGCTCGCCTCGCTGATGGGCATCCGCTCGATCTTCGTCATGACGCATGATTCCATCGGCCTCGGCGAGGACGGTCCGACCCATCAGCCGGTCGAGCATCTGGCGGCGCTGCGCGCCATCCCGAACCATCTCGTCATGCGGCCGGCCGACGCGACGGAGGCGGCCGAATGCTGGCAGATCGCGCTGGAAAGCGCGAGGACGCCGTCGACGCTGGCGCTGACCCGGCAGAACCTGCCGGCCGTGCGCAACGAATATGTCGAGGAAAATCTCTGCGCCCACGGCGCCTACGAACTGGCGACCGCCGACGACGAGGCCAGGGTGACGATTTTCGCGACCGGCTCGGAAGTCGAGATCGCGCTTGCCGCGCGCACGGCGCTGCAGGCGCGTGGCGTACCGACTCGCGTCGTCTCTGTCCCATGCTTCGAACTGTTCGAGGAGCAGAACGAGGACTACAAGAATGCCATGATCGGCCAGTCTCCGGTCAAGGTCGCCATCGAGGCCGGGATCAGGCAGGGTTGGGACCGTTTCATCGGCACGGACGGCATCTTCATCGGCATGCACGGTTTCGGCGCGTCGGGCACGATCGAGCAGCTCTACGAGCACTTCGGCATCACGGCGGACCACACGGTGGCGGCGGTCATGGCGAAGCTGGAAGGCAAGCCCGGCAAGCCGTCGAAGAAGTCCGCGCACTGAACGGGCGGCCGTCCTGCCCATGGCGGTGGACGGCCGGCAGGAACATGATCCGGCACATCGTATTCTTCAGCGCGAAACGCGGGGTGGATGCCACAACCGTCCGGGATGGCCTGATGACGCTCGGCGACATTCCGACGTCCACGCATTTCGAGGTCGCGCTTAACAGCAAGGTCGATCCCTGGTCGAGCGAGGTCGATGTCGTCGTCTATGCCGAGTTCCCGGACGAGGCGGCGCTCGCCGCTTTCAAGGCGCACCCGATCTATGCCGAGACTACGGCCCGCGTCCGCCCGATGCGGGAGCTGCGCTTCTCCGCGGATTTCGAGGCGGCGGTCTGACGCCTGACGGAGTCGCCGCTTCCGGCGGCGGCAGGCTTGCGACACGGTGGTGCGTCATCTTGGATAAATCGATTTAAAACCCGCATGGAAGCGCTGGATTCTTGCCGCCGTCACGTCTATGAACGGCTGCCCGCGCGGCGCCTCCCATGCCGTTCCAGCCGCCGCGCCATTTTTTCCAGGCTGTCCAGAACTGGCGGCCGCACGCCCCGCAGGAGGTTTTCATGACCGTCAGAGTCGCCGTCAACGGATTTGGCCGTATCGGCCGCAACATCGTCCGCGCCATTTACGAGTCGGGCCGCAAGGACATCGACGTGGTCGCCGTCAACGATCTCGGTCCGGTCGAGACCAACGCGCATCTGCTGCGCTTCGACAGCGTGCACGGAAAATTCCCCCACGAAGTGGCGGTGAACGGCGACACGATCTCGATCGGCAAGGAGAGCTTCAAGGTTCTCGCCGTCAGGGACCCGAGCCAGCTCCCCTGGAAGGATCTCGGCGTCGACATCGCGCTGGAATGCACCGGCATCTTCACGGCGCGCGACAAGGCCGCCGCGCACCTGACGGCCGGCGCCAAGCGCGTCATCGTCTCGGCCCCGTCCGACGGCGCCGACCTGACCGTCGTCTACGGCATCAACCATGACAAGCTGAACAAGGACCATATCGTCATCTCGAACGCGTCCTGCACGACCAACTGCCTCGCGCCGCTGGCCGCCGTGCTGCACGAGACGGTGGGCATCGAGAAGGGCATGATGACGACGATCCACTCCTACACGGGCGACCAGCCGACGCTGGACACGATGCACAAGGACATGTACCGCGCCCGCGCCGCAGCGCTGTCGCAGATCCCGACCTCGACCGGCGCGGCCAAGGCCATCGGCCTCGTCCTGCCGGAGCTCAAGGGCAAGCTCGATGGCATCTCGATCCGCGTGCCGACCCCGAACGTCTCTTGCGTCGACTTCAAGTTCATCGCCAAGAAGACCACCACCGCGCAGGAGATCAACGACGCTCTGATCGCCGCCTCGAAGGGCAAGCTGAAGGGCGTGCTCGCCGTCACCAACCATCCGAACGTCTCGATCGACTTCAACCACGATCCGCATTCCTCGACCGTGGCGCTCGACCAGACGAAGGTGATGGACGGCAATTTCGTCTCGGTGCTGTCCTGGTACGACAATGAATGGGGTTTTTCGAACCGCATGGCCGATACGGCCGTGACGTTCGCCAAGACCATCGCCTGAAGCGCTATACATCCTTCGAACAGAAGCGCCCGGCATCGTCCGGGCGTTTTCTTTTGAGCGGGCCTACCGGGATCAGCGAGCGAGATAGCCGCCGTCGACCGGCAA
The window above is part of the Rhizobiaceae bacterium genome. Proteins encoded here:
- the tkt gene encoding transketolase; amino-acid sequence: MSNSEKHNRMANAIRFLAMDAVEKANSGHPGLPMGCADIATVLFTKYLKFDPQNPHWADRDRFILSAGHGSMLLYALLYLTGYDDITIDEIKNFRQLGSKTAGHPEYGHAAGIETTTGPLGQGIANSVGFALGERIMNAAFGNDLVDHYTYVIAGDGCLMEGVSQEAISLAGHLKLNKLIVFWDNNNISIDGAVTLADSTDQMARFAASGWATIACDGHDADAIAKAIDFARSSDRPTLIAAKTTIGFGAPTKAGTKAAHGSPLGKDEIAATRKALGWEYAPFEVPSDILDAWRLAGLNSARKRKDWEARLAGVDGDLRAEFQRRMKGELPGGFDAAIADYKKKLAADKPKVATRKSSEMALEVINGVVPETIGGSADLTGSNNTKTSQTNAISAGNYGNRYIHYGIREHGMAAAMNGLTLHGGIIPYGGTFMCFSDYARPAMRLASLMGIRSIFVMTHDSIGLGEDGPTHQPVEHLAALRAIPNHLVMRPADATEAAECWQIALESARTPSTLALTRQNLPAVRNEYVEENLCAHGAYELATADDEARVTIFATGSEVEIALAARTALQARGVPTRVVSVPCFELFEEQNEDYKNAMIGQSPVKVAIEAGIRQGWDRFIGTDGIFIGMHGFGASGTIEQLYEHFGITADHTVAAVMAKLEGKPGKPSKKSAH
- a CDS encoding Dabb family protein — translated: MIRHIVFFSAKRGVDATTVRDGLMTLGDIPTSTHFEVALNSKVDPWSSEVDVVVYAEFPDEAALAAFKAHPIYAETTARVRPMRELRFSADFEAAV
- the gap gene encoding type I glyceraldehyde-3-phosphate dehydrogenase encodes the protein MTVRVAVNGFGRIGRNIVRAIYESGRKDIDVVAVNDLGPVETNAHLLRFDSVHGKFPHEVAVNGDTISIGKESFKVLAVRDPSQLPWKDLGVDIALECTGIFTARDKAAAHLTAGAKRVIVSAPSDGADLTVVYGINHDKLNKDHIVISNASCTTNCLAPLAAVLHETVGIEKGMMTTIHSYTGDQPTLDTMHKDMYRARAAALSQIPTSTGAAKAIGLVLPELKGKLDGISIRVPTPNVSCVDFKFIAKKTTTAQEINDALIAASKGKLKGVLAVTNHPNVSIDFNHDPHSSTVALDQTKVMDGNFVSVLSWYDNEWGFSNRMADTAVTFAKTIA